CCATTGATGATATCACCGCCAGCCATCTTCCCGGACTTTCCATCTTCGGCCATGATGTCAAGATAATCATCCTGTATCTGGAACGCCTGGCCAATTTTTTCACCGAAAAGCACCAGACTCCGCAACTGCTCATCCGTCGCATCGCCCGCAACGCCACCAGCTTCAAGAGCGGCTGAAATAAGCCGTCCGGTTTTCTTTGCGATCATGTCGAGATAGTCGGCAATTGTGGCATCATTTTTCTCTTCAAGCTCTATATCAAGGGCTTGGCCTTCACAAATAGTGATATTGGCATCATTGAGAATATGCACCAGCTCTCCATGCCGTTCACTTTGTGCCTCAAGGGCGAGTTCATAGGCGTAGGCAATCATCATATCACCCGTGAGGATAGCGGCATTGGTGTTCCACCGCCGGTGCACGGTCGGTCTGCCGTGGCGGAGCTCCGCCTGATCCATGATGTCGTCATGAATCAGGGTGAAATTATGGAGGATTTCAACCGCAAGTGCAACATTGAGCGCATGTTCCGAAGAGCCGCATACGGCCTCCGAAGCAAGCAGTGTAAGAAACGGACGGATTCTCTTT
The DNA window shown above is from Pelodictyon phaeoclathratiforme BU-1 and carries:
- a CDS encoding polyprenyl synthetase family protein, with the translated sequence MHEALTQELVENKYRLYLSRINSALGNCFVRESPITLYAPARYILEGKGKRIRPFLTLLASEAVCGSSEHALNVALAVEILHNFTLIHDDIMDQAELRHGRPTVHRRWNTNAAILTGDMMIAYAYELALEAQSERHGELVHILNDANITICEGQALDIELEEKNDATIADYLDMIAKKTGRLISAALEAGGVAGDATDEQLRSLVLFGEKIGQAFQIQDDYLDIMAEDGKSGKMAGGDIINGKKTYLLLRSLELTSGKERDLLNFIISNKGIEAQRVPEVRAIYQQCGVLEETASLINRTTEEALSAIDGLPYAEGREYLKGFANILMKRDF